The genomic interval AATCTGAGTCAAGAAATTCAAACTTTGCAACTGTAGGAGCAGGTTCAGAGGACTGGGCGAATGCCGTTGAGTTTGTTCCTGGGCAACCCTACTGTGGCCGTACTGTGCCTTCCTGCACTGAAGCACCCCTGCAGGGCCCAGTGACCAAGGAAGAATCAGAGAAAGAGCAAACTGCGGTGGAAACAAAGCAGCAGCTGTGCCCCTATGCTGCAGTGGGACAGTGCCGATATGGGGAGAACTGTGTGTTTCTCCACGGAGATTTATGTGACATGTGTAGGCTGCAGGCCCTGCATCCGATGGATGCTGCCCAGAGATCACAGCATATACAATCGTGCATTGAAGCCCATGAGAAGAATATGGAGTTCTCATTTGCTGTGCAGCGCAGCAAGGACAGGGTGTGTGGGATCTGCATGGGGGTGGTCTATGAGAAAGTCAACCCCAACGAGCACCGCTTGGGGATCCTCTCCAACTGCAACCACACCTTCTGTCTCAAGTGCATTCGCAAGTGGAGGAGTGCTAAGGAATTTGAGAGCAGGATCGTCAAGTCCTGCCCACAATGCCAAATAATATCTAACTTCGTCATTCTAAGTGAGTACTgggtggaggagaaagaagagaagcagaaaCTCATTCAGAAATACAAGAAAGCAATGAGCGCCAAGGCATGCAGGTATTTTGATGAAGGATGTGGGAGCTGCCCATTTGGGGGGAACTGTTTTTACAAGCATGTGTACCCTGATGGCCGTAGAGAGGAGCCACAGAGACAGCAAGAGGGAACATCAAGCAGATACCCGGCCCAACGAAGGAACCATCCCTGGGAATTCTTTGAGGAAGGAGCGAACAGCAACCCCTTTGACGATGAAGAAGAGGCTGTCACCTTTGAGGTGGGCGGGACGTTGCTTGTGCTTTCGACTGCAGGTGGGGACAACGAACTGACAGACTCTGAAGATGCGTGGGACTTGTTTTGTGATGAAGAATTTTGTGTCTTAGATCTATAGAAACCTTGCGTGGTGTGTGAGCTGGTCTGCTGACCCCAGACAGCAGCTGTCCCCTATGGTGGTGTGGCAGTGCCTGTGTTCTCTCCTAGGCAGGCCTATCAACTCCAGGTGCTGTGGTAAGAATATTTACCCAGGGTCTGTCTTCTCAACCCCCTCACCTTTCCCCAAGGAGTGTGTTGTTCTCCCTGttgaaaaaagttacaaaaataagtCTTAAAGTTAATTAGTtagttaattttttgagacacgagtcccactctgtcacccaggctggagtgcggtggtgtaatcttggctcactgcaacctccgccttctgggttcaagccattctcctgtctcagcctcctaagttgatgggactacaggtgcatgctacaatgcccagctaatttttttgcatttgtagtagagatggagtttcaccgtattggtcaggctggtcttgaactcctgacctcaggtatccacCTGCCgctgcctcccaaggtgctgggactacaggtgtcagccaccgtgcccagccttaaagttagttttttgtaacaggcatgagccaccatgcctggctttaaagttagttttttgtaacaggcatgagccaccacgcctggctttaaAGTTAGTTTTCtgtaacaggcatgagccactgtgcctggccttaaagtTAGTTTTTTTGTAACATGAATTTAACTGTCGGACAGTTAGTTTAGGTGTGTTGCATCATCTATTTTCAACCAGATTGTGTTTATGGACTTTTCACACACTAATTTTGAGGACCCCAGGTTCAAAACTAAAAGCAGTGGCCCTGCTTTGGGATCCAATGATAGGAGTGATGGGTGAAGGGATCTAAGCTGGCCAGTAGCCTTCTAAGCTTCTCAAACCTGCATAGATGCAGTATTATTGGCCTTGGTAGAAAACTTTGGTTTAGTGGTTTAAGTCTTGTGTGGCAGTTAGATCTTAAAGGACAAAGCAGTATATTGGTAGTTGTCAATATAGCAGTACTAGCTGTTTATATAAATAAGAGAAATGGAGTTAGCCATAGAGGTTAAAACTACCTGGTTATCCCATATATTAACCCAAACTGGGTCTTAGATATACAGttgtatttaatgttttatgaTCTAATCTTTCCAATATAGGcattttctgaaaaacatttgTCCTCATTTGGGGCATTTTGTTgtgggtttcgccttgttggccaggctggtctcgaactcctgaccttaggcgatccacccgcctcagcctcccgaagtgctgggattacaggcgtgagccacagcgcccatcctgacactttgattttaaaCCAGTAAGACCTGCGCCGGACTTGTAACCCCAACCCCGGAATTGTTAAGatgatacatttgtgttgttctaagccattgaatttgtggcaatttgttacagcagcctgacaTTTTGATTTTAACCCAATAAGACCCCTGCCAGAATCCTGACCGTCAGAATtgttaagataataaaattatgttgttctaaaaaaaaaaaaaagaaaatatgccttGTATTTAAGCTAATGGATTCAAAATGGAAAAACGTAATATTCTGAAGAGGAATGTATGATGTAATTGTTGCAAAGAATACATATGCCATTGACATAAATTAGTATTTGCTAAACAGTaaatttccacattttaaaaaatatcctataaaattttgaaaatctacACCAACAACTCAATCTCCTGTAttcagttatttctttactttattgtgataaaataaggCTTTGTAGGATTTTTAGGTATCCTTCACAATTCTAGCTACATggtaaaaaaatgacaaaagaggCAACTTCACAAAGTCAGCTTCTAATTGAATGCCTTTATTCCCAGATTCCCTCTCCTTCTGAATCCTCAAGTTTACATAAAAACTTCAGAGAAAATTTATTCGAATGAGTTAAATCCTTAGAAGTTCTTATCAAGTCCTTTGTGTACTTAGTAATAGAGAAAAAGCTGTCTTCTGCCATAAAGTTACTAAAGAAACATGGAGAAACAAGGCAACCTAAGTGTATGTGTTTCTTGACTCCTTCTCAATTGCCAGTTCCACAATCCCCACATTCTGGGAGCACCAAGCACAGATTACACAAAAATCACCTAACCATCTCCAAGGCCATCCCAGATATGTAATCAGCCATTTAACTATAAACATTGCTGGTATTGTAACATATATGTGCTTATAATCTCTACTTTTTCATATATTACATGTGCATGGAATATCACAGAACTCACCAAATATATCTCTATAGCTTCTCTAATAGAGGAGGACAATGGCTTAATCTATCAGAGCCAATGAAAAACATCTGACTTCCAAACTATGCCATAGTGTTAAATAGTGTCTTGAATACACTTGGGTTTTTGTCTGCAATGCCAAAGAAGACCAAAATCCATATTAAAGACCAAAATCCATATTAAATTGCTAACTTCAAGTATTAGAAGATGCCTTCTGCAGTTAAATAAAGACTGATAAACTTGAATGTTAGCTTGAGGGaaaaaccttttcttttcctttctatatttgcTTTTGCCAAACTTCACTCAGGCTGGAAATAATCATAACAATTGGAACCAGCAGAACGAAATAGCTGATGCTGCTAGGCAAGATGAAATAAATATGCAACTCAAGTAATACTAAATATAAGCTCCACATGAGCATACAAGAATGAAACACCTGAGAGAAGACAGCTCTTTGGAGCCAAATCCCCAAGTTTACATTTTACAAGTCGGTATTTTAGAAATGCAATATTTATAATGTACCTGGATTTCACTGAGTGTAAACAAATGGTAGATTTATATCAACCATAGCAATAAGACTAACAATTTCctaggggaaagaaagaagacaaaaatttaatttctaagaaaaatgttCATATAAAGTGATAATATAATAAACTTTTAAGttctcaaaataatatttgttcTAAAAATTCAGAAAGCACAGAAACATTGTTAggggattttttttaacctttgctatttgtagtattttatattCCTTGTATTTTAATGCAGTCCTACTATAGTATTTTTATGGTTGCCAATGGTCCCCAATACTGAAATGCAGAATAAAAAGTGTTATAACTCTTCTAAATGCTTATGATTTCAACATGAAAATGAGCAATTAGTCTTAAAACATTTGAATCATTCTAAgatgagaagaagaagaaatgaattaCATTTCTATCAGAAAATTTGAAGCTTTGAAAAGGGAAACTGAACTAGGAATGTGACATATTTAGGTACTATAACTGTCTGTGTTGCAGTTTGTGGTACCTATCTAGGGAATTGGTTCATTAATCCTCTAGACTCTGCGCTATTCTGTTTTAGCAATATAGCAAAGTGGTTAAGAGTGTAGACTTTTAAGTCAGGCAGCCACTTAGTACTGAGCGCCTCAAGCaatctgtgtgaccttaggcaagtaaTGAACCTCTTTCTCCATAAGCTTCCTCATGTTTAActaatatgatttaaaaaatgccttACTCATAGAGTTAATGTGAGCCTTAAATGAATGTAATTCCATGTGAAGTGGgacttttcctgttttcctggaATGTAGCTAAGGCTTCAAAGCTGAAGACAATGGAAAACAAGCAAGTTACTAGTCATATCCCTGGTCAAACCAGTTCAAAGACCATCACTCTCATCAGCCAAGGTAGA from Rhinopithecus roxellana isolate Shanxi Qingling chromosome 6, ASM756505v1, whole genome shotgun sequence carries:
- the LOC104669106 gene encoding putative E3 ubiquitin-protein ligase makorin-4; the encoded protein is MEEAAAPGTTATTSGAAAAAAAEAAAAAEAAAAASPTPISTVTAPSPRAGGGAGGSDGSNGSGACGGSCGNGWTKQVTCRYFMYGICKEGNNCRYSHDLSDRLCGVVCSCFQRGYCIYGDRCRCEHSKPLKQEEATATELTTESSLAASSSVSSIVGPLVEMNTNESESRNSNFATVGAGSEDWANAVEFVPGQPYCGRTVPSCTEAPLQGPVTKEESEKEQTAVETKQQLCPYAAVGQCRYGENCVFLHGDLCDMCRLQALHPMDAAQRSQHIQSCIEAHEKNMEFSFAVQRSKDRVCGICMGVVYEKVNPNEHRLGILSNCNHTFCLKCIRKWRSAKEFESRIVKSCPQCQIISNFVILSEYWVEEKEEKQKLIQKYKKAMSAKACRYFDEGCGSCPFGGNCFYKHVYPDGRREEPQRQQEGTSSRYPAQRRNHPWEFFEEGANSNPFDDEEEAVTFEVGGTLLVLSTAGGDNELTDSEDAWDLFCDEEFCVLDL